A window of the Phaseolus vulgaris cultivar G19833 chromosome 5, P. vulgaris v2.0, whole genome shotgun sequence genome harbors these coding sequences:
- the LOC137835837 gene encoding seed linoleate 9S-lipoxygenase-3, whose protein sequence is MFSGVSGLINRGHKLKGTVVLMRKNVLDVNSVTSVGGIVGQGLDILGSTVDNLTAFLGRSVSLQLISATKPDANGKGKLGKATFLEGIITSLPTLGAGQSAFKIHFEWDDEMGIPGAFYIKNFMQTEFYLVSLTLEDIPNHGSLHFLCNSWIYNAKHFKNDRIFFVNQIYLPSETPAPLVKYREEELVNMRGDGTGERKEWDRIYDYDVYNDLGDPDKGENNARPILGGSDTLPYPRRGRTGRRPTRKDPKSESRSSDIYLPRDEAFGHLKSSDFLTYGLKSVSQNFLPALQSAFDLNFTPNEFDSFEEVHGLYSGGIKLPTDVLSKISPLPVLKEIFRTDGEQTLKFPPPKVVQDSKSAWMTDEEFAREMICGVNPNLIRLLQDFPPQSKLDSQVYGDHTSQITKENLEPNLEGLTVDEAIQSKRLFLLDHHDSIMPYLRRINATSSKAYATRTILFLKKDRTLKPLAIELSLPHPGGDKSGVVSQVFLPADEGVESSVWLLAKSYVIVNDSSYHQLVSHWLNTHAVVEPFVIATNRHLSVVHPIYKLLHPHYRDTMNINALARGDLVNHGGIIEKTFVWGRYSMEMSAVIYKDWVFTDQALPADLIKRGIATEDPECPHGLRLFIEDYPYAVDGLEIWDAIKTWVHEYVFLYYKSDDTLKEDPELQAWWKELVEVGHGDKKNEPWWPKMQTREELVEACSIVIWTASALHAAVNFGQYPYGGLILNRPTLSRRFMPEEGSAEYEELKKSPQKALLKTITPKFQTLVDLSVIEILSRHASDEVYLGERDNPNWTSDTRALEAFKRFGKKLSEIEKKLSQRNNDEKLRNRYGPVMMPYTLLFPSSDEGLTFRGIPNSISI, encoded by the exons ATGTTTTCTGGTGTGTCTGGTCTCATCAATAGGGGCCACAAGTTAAAAGGGACAGTGGTGTTGATGCGAAAGAATGTGTTGGACGTGAATAGCGTAACCAGTGTTGGGGGAATTGTTGGTCAAGGTCTCGACATTCTTGGTTCCACAGTCGATAATCTCACTGCCTTCTTAGGTCGTTCAGTTTCTCTCCAACTCATCAGTGCCACCAAACCAGATG CTAATGGAAAGGGGAAGCTTGGAAAGGCTACCTTTTTGGAAGGTATCATCACTTCATTGCCAACTTTGGGAGCAGGCCAATCAGCATTCAAAATTCATTTTGAATGGGACGATGAGATGGGAATTCCTGGAGCGTTTTACATCAAGAATTTCATGCAGACTGAGTTCTACCTTGTGAGTTTGACTCTTGAAGACATTCCAAACCATGGAAGCCTCCACTTTCTTTGCAACTCGTGGATATACAATGCGAAACACTTCAAAAACGATCGCATCTTCTTTGTGAACCAG ATATATCTTCCGAGTGAAACACCAGCTCCATTAGTGAAGTATAGAGAAGAAGAGTTGGTTAACATGAGAGGAGATGGAACAGGAGAACGTAAAGAGTGGGACAGGATCTATGACTATGATGTCTACAATGATTTAGGTGATCCAGATAAAGGTGAAAATAATGCGCGTCCTATTCTTGGAGGGTCTGACACCTTGCCTTATCCTCGTAGGGGAAGGACTGGTAGAAGACCAACAAGGAAAG ATCCAAAAAGTGAGAGTAGGAGCAGTGATATTTATCTTCCAAGAGATGAAGCGTTTGGACACTTGAAGTCATCAGACTTTCTGACTTATGGACTGAAATCCGTATCACAAAATTTTCTTCCAGCATTGCAATCTGCTTTTGATTTGAATTTCACACCCAATGAGTTTGATAGCTTTGAAGAAGTTCATGGACTCTATTCTGGTGGAATTAAGCTGCCAACAGATGTACTTAGCAAGATAAGTCCACTACCCGTGCTCAAGGAAATCTTCAGGACTGATGGTGAACAGACCCTTAAGTTTCCTCCTCCAAAAGTAGTTCAAG ATAGTAAGTCTGCATGGATGACTGATGAAGAATTTGCAAGAGAAATGATTTGTGGTGTAAATCCAAACTTGATTCGTCTCCTTCAG GATTTCCCTCCACAAAGCAAGCTAGATAGCCAAGTCTACGGTGATCATACCAGTCAAATTACCAAAGAAAACCTAGAGCCTAACTTAGAAGGGCTCACTGTTGATGAG GCAATTCAAAGCAAGAGATTGTTCCTACTTGATCATCATGACTCAATCATGCCATATTTAAGGCGAATAAATGCAACATCCTCAAAGGCTTATGCTACCAGAACCATCCTTTTCCTGAAAAAAGACCGAACTTTAAAGCCACTTGCCATAGAACTGAGTTTGCCACATCCTGGGGGTGATAAATCAGGTGTTGTTAGTCAAGTTTTTCTGCCTGCAGATGAAGGTGTTGAAAGTTCTGTTTGGCTTCTAGCAAAGTCCTATGTAATAGTGAATGACTCCTCCTATCATCAACTAGTCAGCCATTG GCTAAATACACATGCAGTTGTTGAGCCATTCGTCATAGCAACAAACAGGCATCTCAGTGTTGTTCATCCTATTTATAAACTGCTGCACCCTCACTACCGTGACACCATGAACATAAATGCCCTTGCTCGAGGAGATCTTGTCAACCACGGTGGAATCATAGAGAAAACCTTTGTATGGGGAAGGTATTCTATGGAAATGTCTGCTGTAATTTACAAAGATTGGGTTTTTACAGATCAAGCATTGCCTGCTGATCTTATAAAAAG AGGAATAGCAACAGAGGATCCAGAGTGCCCTCATGGCCTTCGCCTCTTCATAGAAGACTACCCTTATGCTGTTGATGGACTTGAGATATGGGATGCTATCAAGACATGGGTTCATGAATATGTTTTCCTGTACTACAAATCAGATGACACACTGAAAGAAGATCCCGAGCTGCAAGCTTGGTGGAAAGAACTGGTAGAGGTGGGTCATGGTGACAAGAAAAACGAGCCATGGTGGCCTAAGATGCAAACACGTGAAGAGCTAGTTGAGGCTTGCAGTATTGTGATCTGGACTGCTTCAGCACTGCATGCAGCTGTTAATTTTGGACAGTACCCTTATGGAGGTTTGATCTTGAACCGTCCAACTCTCAGTAGACGATTCATGCCTGAGGAGGGTTCTGCTGAGTATGAGGAGCTGAAGAAGAGTCCTCAGAAGGCTTTGTTGAAGACTATTACACCAAAGTTTCAGACCCTTGTTGATCTTTCTGTTATAGAAATCTTGTCAAGGCATGCTTCTGATGAGGTGTATCTGGGGGAGAGGGACAATCCAAATTGGACATCTGATACAAGGGCATTGGAGGCTTTCAAAAGGTTTGGAAAGAAGCTCTCAGAAATTGAGAAAAAACTCTCACAGAGAAACAATGATGAGAAACTGAGAAACCGCTATGGACCAGTTATGATGCCTTACACTCTGCTCTTCCCTTCTAGTGATGAAGGATTAACTTTCAGAGGAATTCCCAACAGTATCTCTATCTGA